The region CTCCGTATCTCCCCAGGGTCCTTTCGTACATATAGCAAGTATTGTAGCACAATTATTAAGTAAACTTGTCACATCATTCCAAGGCATATATGAGAATGAGTCGCGAAACTCTGAAATGCTGGCGGCCGCCTGTGCCGTGGGCGTGGGCGCCTGCTTTGCCGCTCCAGTGGGTGGTGAGTAGTCTGTTGTCATCTGCCTCCTTGATCCTGACCTCTGACCCTTGAACCTCTCCAATACCAAGGTGTGCTCTTCAGCATAGAGGTCACCACCACGTACTTTGCGGTGCGCAACTACTGGCGGGGCTTCTTCGCCGCCGTTTGTGGCGCCACTGTCTTCCGGCTGCTGGCCGTCTGGTTCCAAAACGCGGATACCGTTCGGGCCCTGTTCCTCACGAACTTCACCACCGAGTTCCCCTTCGATCCCCAGGAGCTGTTCGTCTTCGCCTTGATTGGGTAGGTCTCTCTATGGTATCTTAAGCTATCTATTATATCTTAAGCTCAATAAAGCCATTAAGTCAATATAATACATAACAAAAACCAGTTGATTTatacttaaaatattacttttgattattatataatatcaTTGACTGGCTATATAtaacttattaaatatttcttctcTTTTTCTTCAGTCTCGTTTGCGGCTTGGGTGGCGCCTCTTACGTTTGGGTCCATCGAAGATATGTTCTATTTATGAGATCTAACAAGCGGATGAACAAGTTCCTGCAGAAGAAGTAAGTTCCTAAGATCACGTTTGAAATAccataataatattaaatgtttagAATAATTTTTTCTGTATTACTACTTGAATATTTATCCTAACTCCACTTACAAATTGTAATTTGATTCTTCCCTTTTTCAGTCGCTTCTTGTATCCCGGATTCCTAGCCCTGCTGGTCTCCAGCATATCGTTTCCCCTGGGCACTGGTCAGTTCCTGGCCGGCGAACTGAGCACCCACGAGCAGGTCACGCAGCTCTTTAGCAATTTCACGTGGTCGCGCGATGATCTTACCGTAGAGCAGGCGGCCGTGGTGACTCACTGGATGACCAGCTATACGAGTGTGTTCGGAAACCTGGTCATCTACACCCTCTTCACGGTGAGTGCCGGGAATCTTTGGACGTCCCCATTACTAACCATAAGTGTTTTATCCCCCCAGTTCATGTTCTCCATTATCGCCTCCACGATACCAGTTCCTTCGGGCATGTTTATACCAGTTTTCAAGATAGGAGCGGGCTTTGGTCGGCTGGTGGGCGAGTTCATGGCCGTGACGTTTCCGCATGGAGTACGTTATGGAGGCAGACTGTCGCCCATCATGCCCGGAGGCTATGCCGTCGTGGGAGCAGCTGCCTTCTCCGGATCCGTCACCCACACGGTCTCCGTGGCCGTGATCATCTTCGAGATGACCGGCCAGATCACCCATGTGGTGCCCGTGATGATCGCCGTGCTGGTGGCCAATGCCGTGGCGGCCCTGCTCCAACCGTCGATATACGACAGTATTATATTGATTAAGAAGCTGCCGTACCTGCCCGATCTCCTGCCCTCCAGCTCGGGCATGTACAGCATATTCGTGGAGGACTTTATGGTGCGGGATGTGAAATACATATGGCACGGCATCTCCTACCAGAAGCTCAAAGAAGTGCTCAAGCTGAACAAGACGCTGAGGTCCCTGCCACTGGTGGACAGTCCGGATAACATGATCCTGCTGGGGTCTGTGCAGCGCTACGAGCTGATCAAGATGATCGAGAAGCACATAGGGCGCGAGAAGCGAATGGAGGTGGCCCAGAAGTGGCAGAAGGAGGCCCAGGAGCGGGCACTCGAGGaggagaagaagaagcaggaGGTGGAGCTGAAGATGCGACGTCCCTCGAGATTCGAGGTGCTGCCTGCTCCGGATATTCTCAGTCTGCGGCAGATAGCCAATGATGAGATGCTGCCGCCCAAGAAGAGGGCGGAGACCATGCATGGCTCGCTGGCGCCCAGGAAGTCCATCCTGAAGAAGACCAACTCCTTCAACCTGAAGACCTATGCCCAGCCCATGGGCCACAGTCCCAGCATCACACCCTACACCACCATCACCGGCAACTCGGAGTTCCGCATCCGCTCCGCCTTCGAGGCCATCTTCAAGAAGTCCACCACGCTCCAGGATGTCCAGCCGGATCCGGAAACGGGCTCCCTCTCCCCGGCCGCCAGCAACAACGAGGTGGAGGTGCCTCGAACACCCAGCACCCCGGGCGTTTCCAAAAAGGTTCAGCTGGTGAGTGAAGCACATGTACCTTCTAGGGATTGGGTTGGTTCTTTGGGATTACCTAAGTTAAATGGGAGATGTAATGCCTCTTTTCAAGTCTGCACAAAGTAATTGGGATTTTGTTACCGATCAAATTATGCTGGTAAGTAACTCATTAGGCGCACTCATATCACTCCATTCATTTTCCTTGTGAGGTCTGTGATTAACCCACTCTAATATCTGCAAGCAAGTAAACCCCATTTCCACGGAAGCCTCAACATTGGTAAGGATGTAAAACCAGAATCCTGAAAGTATTATATCGCTATACAAATAGGATCAGCAAAAGGTAGAACTAAAGTACTGCTAAAAcgaaaaacatttcaattttaaaaaaggataaaatctaatctttatattataatatttaaaataaagcctGCGGAAAAGGGTAGCACGGATATAGCAATATCAAATAGTGGGGATAGTCCAAGCCAGTCACCcagtattaaatttaaaacaaacaaagttGCAGATGTAAATAACTCTCCTAAAAAGGCCAAAAAGTGCACGAAAATAAGATTTGCCCATGAAGTGGGGGTAAATGGTTCGCCAACTCGAACGAAATGTGAAATAAAAGAACCCAACGAACTGGGATACTCTATAGAGGATGTGGATGAAACAAAAGGTGTAGAGGTATGTGAAGCTATGGCACCTTTTAACTAACTCGTAATGCATTAATAACCACTTCAttataaaactaataaaattatcTTATCTATCTTAATTACCTTAACTTAACCAAACAAGAGCATTCAAAAGCCGAAGTCAGTGCAGTTGGTATGTCTAAAAAAATGGGGTTTATTTAGGATTTCACTCTTTTGGATAATAACAATACTTTTACTATATATTTGCAGCCCAGGGAGCGTGTCATCGACATGTCGCCGGAGGACCAGAAGCAATGGGAGCTGGAGGAGATGCTGAAACCCATCGACCTGCAGAAGGCCAATGTGCACATAGACCCCTCGCCCTTCCAGCTGGTGGAACGCACCTCCATACTCAAGGTTCACTCGCTGTTCTCGATGGTGGGCATCAACCACGCCTATGTGACCAAGATTGGCAGACTAGTGGGCGTGGTGGGTCTCAAAGAAGTAAGTTCTATTAAGTTTCATTTAATATCACTCCTCATAACCTCTAATATCTTAACAGTTGCGCAAGGCCATCGAGGACATCAACAGCAATAGCTTTGTGCCCCCCGCCCGAGATGAGGACGCCGACGACAAGCCGGCGGTGGAGAAACCCCTGCTCTCCACGAACACCAGCGACAAGGCCGTGGACATGACCGTCACCTCGATGGACTCGGCCCTGTCCAACTCCGAGAACTGCTCGGACATCGAAATGGAGCACATAAAGCACACGGATCAGGGCACAGTATCGCTCGCCATGCCGCCGCAGGACAACCCACCGGCGGAAGCAAAAACCACAGAGAACGGCAATCATGCTTGAAGCACGATGATCGGCCGATCACAGTAGTGCCTACgatacgtatacgtaatatgtTTGTAAAGATCAGCTAAAACACACCTATCATAAGTTACGTCTTACACGAGTTAGTCATCAATGttattatgtatttatatCTCGTTAGTTCATAATGTCAAAGATATCGtgatttatatttaagttGAAAAAATGAAGTCAAGTCACCAACGAAGGATCAGTTTGTTCTTATTTGgggattttattttgattttaagcAACTTAGATTCCTGtttaaaaaacgaaaatagaATGGGGGAATTAAAAGATCTATAGAAAAGGAACCCAGTTTTGGAATCGTAATAGTTTCAAGTAAAGTGTTTTACACATTTTGTACACAAAGCACTAAAAATTGGAAGTggtaaaattcaattttaagctaataaataaaatacttggcAAGGTTTAGGAAGGTATTTAAACTAATACCTTGAAATGTTTAAATCGTTAGTCAATCATTCAAACAAACTTTTGAATTCGCGCCGATAAGCCAATAACTGAAATAAAACCTATCGATACTGCCAAAATCGGAAAAACTATCGATACCCTTCCCCAGCTGATCCAAGCAGTGTTGGAGAACTCGCGCAGTTTATTGTGTATTGCATCTATctttttctatgcaaacttaaaaataataattatcgCCCCGAATTCCTCGAGATTAGCACGCAGTGAGCGGGGATTTCGGCTGCAGCCGGCTGCGAGGTGTGTGCCGGGTGTATATATAGCCACAGGCATCCCAGATCCCGGCGAACTTTTCCTCTTTGCGTGGCGGGGTGTGGTTAAAggcaaaaagagaaaaaaaaactgaagaCGGAGTCTCGTCGTCTCGAAAAGCCTGAAAAACGCCTCCGGGCGCTAGAgacaatacaataacaattcGGACCTATAGCTAATCATTTATGCCGAGCGCAGAGACGGAGCCTAATTAGCATATCAAATTGGATGACGGCACTGGCCAGCGGTTGCCatctgccgccgctgctgccgctgctggcagaagaaaataataaaaccaaaacaCATAAACTTTCTGCCTTCTGTACTCCCCAGTTTTGGCCAGTGAGGAGCACCCAGAGGATCCGCACCCAGACGACTGGCCGGCAATGTGCTGGGCAAGATGTCCCGGCTCGCTGATTACTTCGTAATAGTCGGCTACGACAGCGATAAGGAAAGTGAGTACTTCCAGATATCTGCCATTGGCAATCCCCTGATTTCCTGACTTTCTTCTATTTCCGCGCCCGCCCTCCAGAGACCGCCAGCAATGTGGGTGGCCAGCAGCCGACGTGCGGCAAGATCGTTCAGCGTTTTCCAGAGAAAGATTGGCCGGACACTCCGTTTATCGAGGGCATTGAATGGGTGCGTTTCCACAAACATTCCACACATATCTCGCGCTCTACCCTAATCGCACATATGTTTCGACAGTTCTGCCAGCCGCTGGGGTGGAGTTTATCGTACGAGAAGCAGGAGCCCAAGTTCTTCGTCTCCGTGCTGACGGACATCGATGCCAACAAGCACTACTGCGCCTGCCTCAGCTTCCACGAGACGGTGGCCATCACCCAGACGCGCAGCGTGGACGACGAGGATGAGACGATCGGGAATAGCCGCCTGCTGGGGCTCACCCCCTCCTCGACGGATGGCATCGTGGCGGCAGCCACGCCGGCGCCCATCACGCACCACAGCGTCATGTATGCACCCAAGTGTCTGGTGCTCATCTCGCGCCTGGACTGCGCCGACACTTTCAAAGTGAGATTGGAATCTAGTTTCTAGTGACTATTATACATAATTTGCCCCCACTTGCAGAACTGCCTGGGCACCATATACACGGTGTATATCGAAAACCTGGCCTACGCATTGGAGACCCTCATCGGCAATATACTCGGCTGCATTCAAGTTCCGCCGGCAGGTGGACCGCAGGTGCGCTTCTCCATAGGAGCTGGCGACAAGCAATCCCTGCAACCGCCACAGAGCTCTTCCCTGCCCACAACCGGCAGTGGCGTGCACTTCCTCTTCAAGCAGCTGGGCATCAAGAATGTGCTGATCCTGCTCTGCGCCGTGATGACCGAGAACAAGATACTGTTCCTGTCCAAGTGCTATTGGCACCTGACGGACAGCTGCCGGGCTTTGGTGGCTCTTATGTATCCCTTCCGGTACACGCATGTGTATATACCCATTCTGCCGGCGCCACTCACGGAAGTTCtgtccacacccacacccTTCATTATGGGCATACATAGCTCCCTGCAAACTGAGATTACGGATCTGCTGGATGTTATTGTGGTGGATTTGGACGGCGGTCTGGTTACCATTCCGGAGTCGCTCACTCCGCCTGTTCCTATACTTCCCTCGCCGCTGTGGGAACAGACCCAGGACCTGCTCAGCATGATCCTGTTCCCGAACCTGGCGCAGGCGGATCTGGCATTTCCCACGCTGGAGCGGCCTTCTGCGCTGGCCAAGACTGACGCCCAGATCGACAAGGAACTTCGCGCCATATTCATGCGTCTTTTTGCGCAACTGCTGCAGGGGTATCGCTCCTGCCTAACAATCATAAGGATTCATCCTAAGCCGGTTATTACCTTCCACAAGGCTGGTTTCCTCGGTGCCCGGGATCTGATCGAGAGCGAATTTCTGTTTCGCGTGCTGGACAGCATGTTCTTCACCACGTTCGTGAACGAGCGAGGGCCTCCCTGGCGTGCCTCCGACGCCTGGGATGAGCTCTATAGCTCCATGAACGAGTTGCTCAAGTCTGAAGCGCAGAATCGGAATCTCGTAATTATAAATTGCAACCAAAAGGTATTCTTTATAACTAATACTATCCATCTTTCAGATACTCACACATATCCAGGAATTGGGACGGGTTCTTTACGAGAACGAGGGCACTGTGGCTCATATTAACTATGCCCAGAAAGTCCTGCGACCGCCGGAGGGCGCATTCCAGCGGATTCACCAGCCCGCCTTCCCGCGCATTAGTTCGGAAAAGGTGGAGCTAATCATCCAGGAGGGAATACGCAAGAACGGAGTGCCGCAGCGCTTTCATGTGACGCGCAATCAGCACCGGATCATTCCAATGGGACCCAGGTTGCCCGAGGCCTTGGATGTGCGTCCCAATGTACAAAACTCTGCACGCCGTCTGGAGGTGCTGCGCATCTGTGTGTCATATATCTTCGAGAACCGCATTACGGACGCCAGGAAACTGCTGCCAGCTGTGATGCGCACCTTAATGCACAGGGATGCGAGGTTGATCTTGTGCCGCGAGTTCTTCGGATATGTGCATGGCAACAAGGCGGTGCTGGACCATCAGCAGTTTGAGTTGGTTGTGCGATTCATGAACAAGGCCCTGCACAAATCCACCGGGGTCGACGAGTACACAGTGGCTGCTGCTCTGCTTCCCATGTCGAATATATTTTGCCGCAAGTTATCGACTGGGGTGGTGCAGTTCGCCTACACCGAGATACAGGATCACGCCATATGGAAGAACCATCAGTTTTGGGAGTCCACCTTCTTCCAGGATGTCCAGGGTCAGATAAAGGCGTTGTATCTGCTTCACCGTCGTCAGAACGAGCACCAAAAGGAGGCCAACTGTGTGCTGGACGAGGTTCCGCTGGAGGAGCCAACGGCACTGGAGATTACGGCCGAGCAGCTGCGAAAAAGTCCCACCATTGAGGAGGAGAAGAAGGCCGAGCTGGCCAAGTCGGAGGAGTCTACGTTGTACAGCCAGGCGATTCACTTTGCCAACCGTATGGTCTCCCTTCTGATTCCGTTGGACGTGAATGTGGATGCAGCTAGCAAGCCAAAACCTGCGTTTCGCCTGGAGGAAAATCAGAGTGTTTCCAATAGGTAAGACCTGTAATATCTATTTGAAATTATGCCTTACCATTTGTAATTGCAGTATTATGGGCTCTCACAGCCTGAGCGAACATTCCGACGAAGGATTCGAGGAGAACAATGCTCTGGAAATTGGCGTCACGGTTGGGAAGACAATTTCGCGCTTCATTGACAGCGTTTGCACCGAAGGTGGTGTGACCTCCGACCACATACGCAACCTGCACGACATGGTGCCGGGTGTGGTGCACATGCACATCGAATCCCTGGAACCGGTTTACCTGGAGGCCAAGCGCCATCCACACGTGCAAAAGCCGAAGATTCAGACACCATGCCTGCTGCCAGGTGAGGACCTGGCCACCGACCACCTGCGTTGCTTCCTCATGCCGGATGGACGCGAAGACGAAACCCAGTGCCTGATACCTGCCGAGGGAGCCCTGTTCCTCACCAACTACCGTGTGGTGTTCAAGGGCTCACCCTGCGATCCGCTATACTGCGAGCAGGTGATTGTGCGCACTTTTCCGATTGCCTCCCTGCTAAAGGAGAAGAAAATATCGGTGCTGTACCTGGCCCACCTGGATCAAACACTGACCGAAGGACTGCAGCTGCGCTCCAGCAGCTTTCAACTGATCAAGGTGGCCTTCGACCCAGA is a window of Drosophila biarmipes strain raj3 chromosome 3R, RU_DBia_V1.1, whole genome shotgun sequence DNA encoding:
- the LOC108025313 gene encoding chloride channel protein 2 isoform X4, whose product is MKPESSKYSKSDESRKINKGISAGTYFQELLGKHSTRAKRVSSWVWRHTVARLGEDWVFLALLGIIMALLSFIMDKGISICTNARIWLYRDLTSQPFVQYIAWVSLPVCLILFSAGFVHLIAPQSIGSGIPEMKTILRGVQLKEYLTFKTLVAKVIGLTATLGSGMPLGKEGPFVHIASIVAQLLSKLVTSFQGIYENESRNSEMLAAACAVGVGACFAAPVGGVLFSIEVTTTYFAVRNYWRGFFAAVCGATVFRLLAVWFQNADTVRALFLTNFTTEFPFDPQELFVFALIGLVCGLGGASYVWVHRRYVLFMRSNKRMNKFLQKNRFLYPGFLALLVSSISFPLGTGQFLAGELSTHEQVTQLFSNFTWSRDDLTVEQAAVVTHWMTSYTSVFGNLVIYTLFTFMFSIIASTIPVPSGMFIPVFKIGAGFGRLVGEFMAVTFPHGVRYGGRLSPIMPGGYAVVGAAAFSGSVTHTVSVAVIIFEMTGQITHVVPVMIAVLVANAVAALLQPSIYDSIILIKKLPYLPDLLPSSSGMYSIFVEDFMVRDVKYIWHGISYQKLKEVLKLNKTLRSLPLVDSPDNMILLGSVQRYELIKMIEKHIGREKRMEVAQKWQKEAQERALEEEKKKQEVELKMRRPSRFEVLPAPDILSLRQIANDEMLPPKKRAETMHGSLAPRKSILKKTNSFNLKTYAQPMGHSPSITPYTTITGNSEFRIRSAFEAIFKKSTTLQDVQPDPETGSLSPAASNNEVEVPRTPSTPGVSKKVQLSAQSNWDFVTDQIMLQVNPISTEASTLPAEKGSTDIAISNSGDSPSQSPSIKFKTNKVADVNNSPKKAKKCTKIRFAHEVGVNGSPTRTKCEIKEPNELGYSIEDVDETKGVESIQKPKSVQLPRERVIDMSPEDQKQWELEEMLKPIDLQKANVHIDPSPFQLVERTSILKVHSLFSMVGINHAYVTKIGRLVGVVGLKELRKAIEDINSNSFVPPARDEDADDKPAVEKPLLSTNTSDKAVDMTVTSMDSALSNSENCSDIEMEHIKHTDQGTVSLAMPPQDNPPAEAKTTENGNHA
- the LOC108025313 gene encoding chloride channel protein 2 isoform X3 yields the protein MKATRNGGQLLIAPSPHSPSARLLPLRTYSNASSLGHHHDRSPLDGGDEEEGGLGYHHTLMYGRYTKDLGEFAKDEARKLKILEKRRKQEDKQRNKELLGKHSTRAKRVSSWVWRHTVARLGEDWVFLALLGIIMALLSFIMDKGISICTNARIWLYRDLTSQPFVQYIAWVSLPVCLILFSAGFVHLIAPQSIGSGIPEMKTILRGVQLKEYLTFKTLVAKVIGLTATLGSGMPLGKEGPFVHIASIVAQLLSKLVTSFQGIYENESRNSEMLAAACAVGVGACFAAPVGGVLFSIEVTTTYFAVRNYWRGFFAAVCGATVFRLLAVWFQNADTVRALFLTNFTTEFPFDPQELFVFALIGLVCGLGGASYVWVHRRYVLFMRSNKRMNKFLQKNRFLYPGFLALLVSSISFPLGTGQFLAGELSTHEQVTQLFSNFTWSRDDLTVEQAAVVTHWMTSYTSVFGNLVIYTLFTFMFSIIASTIPVPSGMFIPVFKIGAGFGRLVGEFMAVTFPHGVRYGGRLSPIMPGGYAVVGAAAFSGSVTHTVSVAVIIFEMTGQITHVVPVMIAVLVANAVAALLQPSIYDSIILIKKLPYLPDLLPSSSGMYSIFVEDFMVRDVKYIWHGISYQKLKEVLKLNKTLRSLPLVDSPDNMILLGSVQRYELIKMIEKHIGREKRMEVAQKWQKEAQERALEEEKKKQEVELKMRRPSRFEVLPAPDILSLRQIANDEMLPPKKRAETMHGSLAPRKSILKKTNSFNLKTYAQPMGHSPSITPYTTITGNSEFRIRSAFEAIFKKSTTLQDVQPDPETGSLSPAASNNEVEVPRTPSTPGVSKKVQLSAQSNWDFVTDQIMLQVNPISTEASTLPAEKGSTDIAISNSGDSPSQSPSIKFKTNKVADVNNSPKKAKKCTKIRFAHEVGVNGSPTRTKCEIKEPNELGYSIEDVDETKGVESIQKPKSVQLPRERVIDMSPEDQKQWELEEMLKPIDLQKANVHIDPSPFQLVERTSILKVHSLFSMVGINHAYVTKIGRLVGVVGLKELRKAIEDINSNSFVPPARDEDADDKPAVEKPLLSTNTSDKAVDMTVTSMDSALSNSENCSDIEMEHIKHTDQGTVSLAMPPQDNPPAEAKTTENGNHA
- the LOC108025313 gene encoding chloride channel protein 2 isoform X5; the protein is MVYFGDRQRDRNRDRSNQKVERIIHDEEFGEENVELVDSEWADFEKFICQLRKRRNSAMSMEEELRHVQRQPKIKSHAFYPCPPPAENARDSDSSDEDDPIGYIDTLMYGRYTKDLGEFAKDEARKLKILEKRRKQEDKQRNKELLGKHSTRAKRVSSWVWRHTVARLGEDWVFLALLGIIMALLSFIMDKGISICTNARIWLYRDLTSQPFVQYIAWVSLPVCLILFSAGFVHLIAPQSIGSGIPEMKTILRGVQLKEYLTFKTLVAKVIGLTATLGSGMPLGKEGPFVHIASIVAQLLSKLVTSFQGIYENESRNSEMLAAACAVGVGACFAAPVGGVLFSIEVTTTYFAVRNYWRGFFAAVCGATVFRLLAVWFQNADTVRALFLTNFTTEFPFDPQELFVFALIGLVCGLGGASYVWVHRRYVLFMRSNKRMNKFLQKNRFLYPGFLALLVSSISFPLGTGQFLAGELSTHEQVTQLFSNFTWSRDDLTVEQAAVVTHWMTSYTSVFGNLVIYTLFTFMFSIIASTIPVPSGMFIPVFKIGAGFGRLVGEFMAVTFPHGVRYGGRLSPIMPGGYAVVGAAAFSGSVTHTVSVAVIIFEMTGQITHVVPVMIAVLVANAVAALLQPSIYDSIILIKKLPYLPDLLPSSSGMYSIFVEDFMVRDVKYIWHGISYQKLKEVLKLNKTLRSLPLVDSPDNMILLGSVQRYELIKMIEKHIGREKRMEVAQKWQKEAQERALEEEKKKQEVELKMRRPSRFEVLPAPDILSLRQIANDEMLPPKKRAETMHGSLAPRKSILKKTNSFNLKTYAQPMGHSPSITPYTTITGNSEFRIRSAFEAIFKKSTTLQDVQPDPETGSLSPAASNNEVEVPRTPSTPGVSKKVQLPRERVIDMSPEDQKQWELEEMLKPIDLQKANVHIDPSPFQLVERTSILKVHSLFSMVGINHAYVTKIGRLVGVVGLKELRKAIEDINSNSFVPPARDEDADDKPAVEKPLLSTNTSDKAVDMTVTSMDSALSNSENCSDIEMEHIKHTDQGTVSLAMPPQDNPPAEAKTTENGNHA
- the LOC108025313 gene encoding chloride channel protein 2 isoform X7, coding for MKATRNGGQLLIAPSPHSPSARLLPLRTYSNASSLGHHHDRSPLDGGDEEEGGLGYHHTLMYGRYTKDLGEFAKDEARKLKILEKRRKQEDKQRNKELLGKHSTRAKRVSSWVWRHTVARLGEDWVFLALLGIIMALLSFIMDKGISICTNARIWLYRDLTSQPFVQYIAWVSLPVCLILFSAGFVHLIAPQSIGSGIPEMKTILRGVQLKEYLTFKTLVAKVIGLTATLGSGMPLGKEGPFVHIASIVAQLLSKLVTSFQGIYENESRNSEMLAAACAVGVGACFAAPVGGVLFSIEVTTTYFAVRNYWRGFFAAVCGATVFRLLAVWFQNADTVRALFLTNFTTEFPFDPQELFVFALIGLVCGLGGASYVWVHRRYVLFMRSNKRMNKFLQKNRFLYPGFLALLVSSISFPLGTGQFLAGELSTHEQVTQLFSNFTWSRDDLTVEQAAVVTHWMTSYTSVFGNLVIYTLFTFMFSIIASTIPVPSGMFIPVFKIGAGFGRLVGEFMAVTFPHGVRYGGRLSPIMPGGYAVVGAAAFSGSVTHTVSVAVIIFEMTGQITHVVPVMIAVLVANAVAALLQPSIYDSIILIKKLPYLPDLLPSSSGMYSIFVEDFMVRDVKYIWHGISYQKLKEVLKLNKTLRSLPLVDSPDNMILLGSVQRYELIKMIEKHIGREKRMEVAQKWQKEAQERALEEEKKKQEVELKMRRPSRFEVLPAPDILSLRQIANDEMLPPKKRAETMHGSLAPRKSILKKTNSFNLKTYAQPMGHSPSITPYTTITGNSEFRIRSAFEAIFKKSTTLQDVQPDPETGSLSPAASNNEVEVPRTPSTPGVSKKVQLPRERVIDMSPEDQKQWELEEMLKPIDLQKANVHIDPSPFQLVERTSILKVHSLFSMVGINHAYVTKIGRLVGVVGLKELRKAIEDINSNSFVPPARDEDADDKPAVEKPLLSTNTSDKAVDMTVTSMDSALSNSENCSDIEMEHIKHTDQGTVSLAMPPQDNPPAEAKTTENGNHA
- the LOC108025313 gene encoding chloride channel protein 2 isoform X2, with amino-acid sequence MFNNSHSHQDEYIREYAFEPELLINREDYQRKEERSHRAASSTASTATTPIRQRWDEVIAKQREHNRQQSIEIDPPGDDKNQIEIEIEAFYYMYGRYTKDLGEFAKDEARKLKILEKRRKQEDKQRNKELLGKHSTRAKRVSSWVWRHTVARLGEDWVFLALLGIIMALLSFIMDKGISICTNARIWLYRDLTSQPFVQYIAWVSLPVCLILFSAGFVHLIAPQSIGSGIPEMKTILRGVQLKEYLTFKTLVAKVIGLTATLGSGMPLGKEGPFVHIASIVAQLLSKLVTSFQGIYENESRNSEMLAAACAVGVGACFAAPVGGVLFSIEVTTTYFAVRNYWRGFFAAVCGATVFRLLAVWFQNADTVRALFLTNFTTEFPFDPQELFVFALIGLVCGLGGASYVWVHRRYVLFMRSNKRMNKFLQKNRFLYPGFLALLVSSISFPLGTGQFLAGELSTHEQVTQLFSNFTWSRDDLTVEQAAVVTHWMTSYTSVFGNLVIYTLFTFMFSIIASTIPVPSGMFIPVFKIGAGFGRLVGEFMAVTFPHGVRYGGRLSPIMPGGYAVVGAAAFSGSVTHTVSVAVIIFEMTGQITHVVPVMIAVLVANAVAALLQPSIYDSIILIKKLPYLPDLLPSSSGMYSIFVEDFMVRDVKYIWHGISYQKLKEVLKLNKTLRSLPLVDSPDNMILLGSVQRYELIKMIEKHIGREKRMEVAQKWQKEAQERALEEEKKKQEVELKMRRPSRFEVLPAPDILSLRQIANDEMLPPKKRAETMHGSLAPRKSILKKTNSFNLKTYAQPMGHSPSITPYTTITGNSEFRIRSAFEAIFKKSTTLQDVQPDPETGSLSPAASNNEVEVPRTPSTPGVSKKVQLSAQSNWDFVTDQIMLQVNPISTEASTLPAEKGSTDIAISNSGDSPSQSPSIKFKTNKVADVNNSPKKAKKCTKIRFAHEVGVNGSPTRTKCEIKEPNELGYSIEDVDETKGVESIQKPKSVQLPRERVIDMSPEDQKQWELEEMLKPIDLQKANVHIDPSPFQLVERTSILKVHSLFSMVGINHAYVTKIGRLVGVVGLKELRKAIEDINSNSFVPPARDEDADDKPAVEKPLLSTNTSDKAVDMTVTSMDSALSNSENCSDIEMEHIKHTDQGTVSLAMPPQDNPPAEAKTTENGNHA
- the LOC108025313 gene encoding chloride channel protein 2 isoform X1 — its product is MVYFGDRQRDRNRDRSNQKVERIIHDEEFGEENVELVDSEWADFEKFICQLRKRRNSAMSMEEELRHVQRQPKIKSHAFYPCPPPAENARDSDSSDEDDPIGYIDTLMYGRYTKDLGEFAKDEARKLKILEKRRKQEDKQRNKELLGKHSTRAKRVSSWVWRHTVARLGEDWVFLALLGIIMALLSFIMDKGISICTNARIWLYRDLTSQPFVQYIAWVSLPVCLILFSAGFVHLIAPQSIGSGIPEMKTILRGVQLKEYLTFKTLVAKVIGLTATLGSGMPLGKEGPFVHIASIVAQLLSKLVTSFQGIYENESRNSEMLAAACAVGVGACFAAPVGGVLFSIEVTTTYFAVRNYWRGFFAAVCGATVFRLLAVWFQNADTVRALFLTNFTTEFPFDPQELFVFALIGLVCGLGGASYVWVHRRYVLFMRSNKRMNKFLQKNRFLYPGFLALLVSSISFPLGTGQFLAGELSTHEQVTQLFSNFTWSRDDLTVEQAAVVTHWMTSYTSVFGNLVIYTLFTFMFSIIASTIPVPSGMFIPVFKIGAGFGRLVGEFMAVTFPHGVRYGGRLSPIMPGGYAVVGAAAFSGSVTHTVSVAVIIFEMTGQITHVVPVMIAVLVANAVAALLQPSIYDSIILIKKLPYLPDLLPSSSGMYSIFVEDFMVRDVKYIWHGISYQKLKEVLKLNKTLRSLPLVDSPDNMILLGSVQRYELIKMIEKHIGREKRMEVAQKWQKEAQERALEEEKKKQEVELKMRRPSRFEVLPAPDILSLRQIANDEMLPPKKRAETMHGSLAPRKSILKKTNSFNLKTYAQPMGHSPSITPYTTITGNSEFRIRSAFEAIFKKSTTLQDVQPDPETGSLSPAASNNEVEVPRTPSTPGVSKKVQLSAQSNWDFVTDQIMLQVNPISTEASTLPAEKGSTDIAISNSGDSPSQSPSIKFKTNKVADVNNSPKKAKKCTKIRFAHEVGVNGSPTRTKCEIKEPNELGYSIEDVDETKGVESIQKPKSVQLPRERVIDMSPEDQKQWELEEMLKPIDLQKANVHIDPSPFQLVERTSILKVHSLFSMVGINHAYVTKIGRLVGVVGLKELRKAIEDINSNSFVPPARDEDADDKPAVEKPLLSTNTSDKAVDMTVTSMDSALSNSENCSDIEMEHIKHTDQGTVSLAMPPQDNPPAEAKTTENGNHA